The nucleotide window AACGCGCTGGGCGCCTGCCCGTCGCTGTTGTCGATGTCGACCATGGAGTAGCCGATCGTGCTCGTGAGCTTCTTGCTCCAGGAGTAGTCGAAGAACAACACGATGCCGAGGATCGGCAGCGGCTCGCCGATGTCGTTGATGTCGTTGGTGATGCCGATGTCGACCGGCGCGTCGTTCATGTAGTTCTGAATCCCTTCGCCGTAGACGACCGACGCCCGGAGGGTGTCCTCGGCGAACTTGAGGTTCGTGCTGAGGTTCACGCCCCAGCCGACCGCGTCTCCCGACAGGTCGAGGGGCTGGGCGCCGAGGTCGTCCCACTCGATCCACCGCACGATCCCCGCGGCCTGGAAGTGACCCCACCCGCGGTTCATCCGGTACTGGGCCGACACGTCCGGGAGCGGGAACCGCGCCTGGACGTCCTGGAGCTCGACGCGGTCGGAGTACACGCCGCCGTCGCCGGAGGCGCCCGGACGCTCGAGGGCGACCATGAACACGTTGTCCCCCGAAACCGGCGTCCACCGCAGCTGGATGTTGCGGAAGAAGACCATGCCGTTGGGTCCCCAGTACTCGATCGAGTTCGGGAACACGTCGGGATCCATGAAGGGGCTCCAGGTCTGTCCCGCACCGAACTTGCCGAGCTCGCCCCACGCGTGGCGCAGGCGGAAGGTCGTCTGCCCGGCGTCGACCCCCGTGCCGAACAGCTCGAACTCGAAGATCGTCTTCAGCTCCCCGACGCTCGTCGGCGTCCACGATTTCACGCCCAGGCGGCTCTGCCGGACGCCGGCGAAGAACCGGCCGTCCGTGCCGAACTCGTCCTCGAACGACGGCAGCTTCGTCGGCCGCACCACGTCGTACCAGTCCGGATGGTTCTGACCCGACTGGTACCCCATGT belongs to Candidatus Polarisedimenticolaceae bacterium and includes:
- a CDS encoding DcaP family trimeric outer membrane transporter; this translates as MNMRSWICATALLALAASTGVVAEDAPAAKTRVDLYGFAMLDMGYQSGQNHPDWYDVVRPTKLPSFEDEFGTDGRFFAGVRQSRLGVKSWTPTSVGELKTIFEFELFGTGVDAGQTTFRLRHAWGELGKFGAGQTWSPFMDPDVFPNSIEYWGPNGMVFFRNIQLRWTPVSGDNVFMVALERPGASGDGGVYSDRVELQDVQARFPLPDVSAQYRMNRGWGHFQAAGIVRWIEWDDLGAQPLDLSGDAVGWGVNLSTNLKFAEDTLRASVVYGEGIQNYMNDAPVDIGITNDINDIGEPLPILGIVLFFDYSWSKKLTSTIGYSMVDIDNSDGQAPSAFKKGQYALVNLLYYPVANVMLGPELQWGKRENNSDGFSSDDFRIQFSAKYSFGHTMGGK